The DNA window TTTTACCGGATCCAGTGCCGCCGGCGATACCTATGATAAGCATGGCGATTCGATAAACCTCCCCAAAAGAATACCTTTTACAATTTTAATATTGTAGCACAGCGTAGACATTTTTTCAGCTTCGTTCGACAAAATAGAGGAGAGTTTATACTTAAATTCGACAATCTTGGGTATAAAACAAGGATACAGCTGGAATCCGAGACGAATGCCCTAAATATTATCCACTATTTACCTCAATTGAATGCGCGAAGTCGGAGACAAATTCTTCAAAATTTTCTATGAAACGGTCGCTGGGAACGTAACTATGTTAGCGCTTTTATCGTCTTATTGTTATACGTCTGTTTATTAAGGAGAATGATTATGTTAACCAAACGGAACAAAGGATCCTATCGTTGGACGATTATAGTTCCAACAACACTCATCTTAATTGCACTGGCGACTTCAGGATGTACAAAAGCTGAACCGACTTTGTCTTCGGAGACAGACGATACTACAACGAACAGTTCTAACACAAATAATTCTGATAAGAAGGTTCAAGCGGAGAAACAACTAGATACCGCTGATAGTCATGTTACTTTGTTAACTGAGATAAAGGAGCTAGCCCAGAAGGGAAAAGCTAAGGGTGCAGAAGACTTTGTCGTCGGTACAACACGGATTGATGAGGTAATTAAGGCTTGGGGTGAACCTGACCAGTCCGCATCTTCCGAACACCTGTATGTGACCTACTCATCTGGAAAGAACAAAGGGTTCTTTGATTTTTTCGTGGGACAGGATGACGTTGTAAATGAAATTCGTATTAGTGATAGTTCGCTAGATCCACAGGGAGACGGCAACTATTTGACGTGGCAAGACATCTTCGATGTGTATGGGGGGACGGATCAAGACATTTCGGAGGATGAAGATCTACATGCATTAGTCTATCCAATGGGTAATTATGAGTTGAAAGTCACCGTGCC is part of the Paenibacillus segetis genome and encodes:
- a CDS encoding DUF4309 domain-containing protein; the protein is MLTKRNKGSYRWTIIVPTTLILIALATSGCTKAEPTLSSETDDTTTNSSNTNNSDKKVQAEKQLDTADSHVTLLTEIKELAQKGKAKGAEDFVVGTTRIDEVIKAWGEPDQSASSEHLYVTYSSGKNKGFFDFFVGQDDVVNEIRISDSSLDPQGDGNYLTWQDIFDVYGGTDQDISEDEDLHALVYPMGNYELKVTVPKYNEKPKIIITSISVTLPKAE